The sequence TTTCAAGAATTATTTCCATTGCCTCATTTACTCTCATGCCAATATCAAGCAGTAACAATGAATGCAATCCCGCCTTAATGTTTTCCACGAGATTTTCATATGGAGAGAGAGGGAAATAACCCTTGGATGGCTTAGCTATGCTTATTACCCTTCCAAACTTGTAAGCCTGCAAACCAGCAAAGCTTGCAGAAGCAGATATAATGCTAACTCCATGAATAATTTTTGTCTCAATTCCTTCTTCAATTGCCCTTATCCTAAGTTCAACATGTGTTGTCGCCTCCATGGGGTCGCCTGGCACAAGAAAAGCGACGCGATGCTTTTTTGCTTCCTCTATTAAAATTCTTCCATCTTCTACTTCCTGCCTGCTCAAAACATGAACTTTTTTTCCTATGAGTGCTTCTATTTTTTCTATTTCAACGCCCATTTTGCTTGTATAAAATTCTGCGAAAATTTTGTCGCATTTTCTTGCTTCTTCAAGCCCTTTCAATGTTATGTCCTTTTCATCCCATAATCCCAAGCCAATGAAAGAAAGCATAAATGTATATATTGAGGGATTTATATATGTGAAGCATATTTGTATTGGAGTTCCAAAAAATAAAGCTGAAGAGATAAGGAAAAAGCTTATTGAAAAAAATTTAATTTCAAAGGAATTTAAAGTTATAAGAGATGAAAGATATGTTTATTTTCCAGTCAGAGAAGAAATTGAAATTGAAAATTGCATTATATGCGAAAAAGATTTTGAGTATATAAAAAGAGAGAGTTATAAAGATATTTTGGCTTCAAAAGGAATAAGAAGTCCTCTTTCAATTGATATAATAGGGGATATAGCAATTTTAAGGGGAGATGAAGAAAATTTGAAAGAGATTGCTGATGCAATAATTTCATCAAATAAGCATATTAAATCTGTTTTTTATGACAGAGGGGTTTATGATGAATGCAGGCTTAGAGATATTGAATTTGTTGCAGGAGAAAGAAGAACAGAAACAATTCATAATGAATATGGAATAAAAATCAAGCTTGATATATCAAAGGTTTATTTCTCCCCTCGCCTTGCAAATGAAAGAA is a genomic window of Thermoplasmatales archaeon containing:
- a CDS encoding diphthine synthase, which codes for MLSFIGLGLWDEKDITLKGLEEARKCDKIFAEFYTSKMGVEIEKIEALIGKKVHVLSRQEVEDGRILIEEAKKHRVAFLVPGDPMEATTHVELRIRAIEEGIETKIIHGVSIISASASFAGLQAYKFGRVISIAKPSKGYFPLSPYENLVENIKAGLHSLLLLDIGMRVNEAMEIILEMERIKKEKIIDENSLIVVIARISSQDAIARAGKIKDLINEDFGKPPHSIIVPGKMHFMEAKALIKIANAPEKIIKERGKDYGATGVGSTHSGL
- a CDS encoding class I SAM-dependent methyltransferase family protein; amino-acid sequence: MKESINVYIEGFIYVKHICIGVPKNKAEEIRKKLIEKNLISKEFKVIRDERYVYFPVREEIEIENCIICEKDFEYIKRESYKDILASKGIRSPLSIDIIGDIAILRGDEENLKEIADAIISSNKHIKSVFYDRGVYDECRLRDIEFVAGERRTETIHNEYGIKIKLDISKVYFSPRLANERMRIAKMVRENEIVIDMFAGVAPFSLLIAKFSKAEKIFAIDKNTHAVKYARENILLNKIKNIEIIEGDARHVLPSLPFADHIIMNLPHKSFEFLPLAVEKGKILHFYEIIERKKVEERIEEIKEKIRQEGYDAEIKNIRIIGNYSPSKYKVGMELFIKKF